gtaaatgaaagtgagttttaCTAGAAGCTCAACATCAACAGCACGGAAAATGCTCTCGGGGCTacgagaaaaactttttgaacGCGATGATCGCACTGGTCGTTGTCATTttaaaacactcactgcaatgaagaggtgaattccgTTTGTATTTTGGTTCCAGCCAGAATTTCTACTAGTTAATTCTGCTGCTAGACGACTTTTAATGGCCACCGGGCATTTACTATTTGCACGGAAAATCCGGTCGGAATTGAACGCTTGTAATGGATTTTCCCGGTGTGCCGCTTCGTACACCAAATCAACAAATCAAAGTCAATCACGTGAGAAATGATGCAtccaagaaaacaaataaacaaaacaaaaaaacgaaacattctggagggaaaaaaaagacacCTACAACTAACGTAGAATCGAGCCAGGGCCTACAAGTCGTAAGTCTTTAGCCTTCTTGGATGAAGATTACAAGCTGCAAGTACCACCATTGGCCCAACCGATGGTGGCCaaggaggggggagggggaagaATATTATATTCTTTTTTACTTGTTATTGTTTGATCTGATGGCGATTGAGCAAAGTGAGATGGAGAGATCCTGGGTGGGACAAGGCGGTACATTCGATGACTATGCTAACCCAAGGCCACTGAAGAACAAAGCAACATCAAAAGATTTCTTGTTGTCTTTGAACtttaaacaaaaacatttgcattGTTGCGGAGGTAACCAAATACCCTAAGCAAGAatgttgctattttttttacCTCTCGGGGAAATCGTTTTTGAAACGGTGTAATGTTTCTAAAATTGATTTGCGATCAGAAATCTATCATCGAAGTGAAAATTATAAAGTAATACTTCTTCCGGTCGTTAAAAGCAAGAGACAACATTTCATTATTCAATTTCGTTGCTTCTTTCAAGTAAACGTAATTCAAtttgattttcttcatttttcgcGAATAAAGCAAGCCATACCTTGGACACAGTTTCGAAGAGCTTCGACTACTCTACCAGGTGAGCTGGAAACTCAATTCAGAATCGGTCacattgttttttattttccagcCTTCCTAATTAACATAGTGTGTTgatatgcattttttttcaaactggaGGCTTTGGAGTTACGTTTGTCTTCACATCGAAAGGAGTCTTCAAAGAGCGCCACAGCAACCCCAAGAAATCCTAAATCATTCTCACAAATGTAAGTACAGTTTTTGAACTGATATGCAAGTCTGTTCAATTCAATTGAATTAATAGACTTTCaagagttctttttttttgcatgcaatGATAATCACATCACATTATTGAAACGTTGCTGTTAAGAAGAGGGTTATGGAAGAAGAAGTAACTCTTTCAATCGAATTGAGGAGGGCACCTCATCACGTTCGATAAACGAGCTtgaataaaatttacaaaaccTTCATCGATTCGCCATTTTCAGTCCAATCCACAACAACTATAATTTAACCTTCAAGTGTTCTGTAAACTGCAGGATTTAACCTTGTTATTCGATCTTAGgttaacaacaacagcaaaaagacAGGAATTTGCAACAGCGAATTTttcaacctacagattatttcCCCCAAGTGGTTTTGATTTTATAATACAGTTCAATAAAGACCAATGAAATTCTGCATTTCAATTGGTTGAAAGATGTAGTATTTCGCGTCAACTGCCGGTGACATAACAAACGCTGTACTGAAAGTGACATTTCAAACCACCAAActttgaaaacattttctgaGCTTAACACAGTTTTTCGGAGCATGCAGGGTTTAGTAAAGAAGTTGATATGACgtaaattccgaaaataagctaTAGGGCTTATACCGTTCAAAGGCACTTTTTGAGGGCTTTATATTCCGAGGGGCTTATTACATGCGATGGGAAGTTTGCGTTGCAGAACCGATTGGGTTAACTTATGGTTAGAGGGCAAAAAAAAGTATGTGTTACTGTATCGCTTTTGCTTTGTCGTATTGAGTCTTTGAGGCAATTTCTATATTCGGAGGGGCGATTTAACGGAGTGTTCTTTTTGCGTAAAGAGTTTGGGGCCTTATAAATGAAGGGCCTTATACATAGACAGGCTCAATTTTGGAGTTTTACGGTATGCATAGACACGCATTCTTGATTGACTTCATGTAACTCAGACGGTTAAGACACCGGGTTTAATATGCAGGGATTATGAAGAGATGACAGCAGGTTGGATGCTTAGTATCTGGGACAAATAAGTCGTGAGATAGTATTTTAAAAGTTGATTTAAAGAGGTGCACATGAAATCGAGAACTGAGCAAATATCATTAATACTAATTAGACAATTGCTCATTAATCACCGACATAAATCAGTTTTGACATTCATCTTTCAGCGCTTCGTGGTGGGGTACGGGCGAAAAAAGCTCAAATTCTATCCAAGAAGAGCTATTTCAAATTCGCCCACTGCTTTCCGGGATCAATAAGCGTGACGGCATGTTTGGTAGTCGCATTAAAATACATGATCGCtttcttgaaaaatgttgcGTGATGTTATAAGAAGAGAGAAGTGTTGCGTGACTAAACAACTCACCCCTGAAAGGTTCAAGTTCAGTTTAAAGGAGTTCCTTTAGCCAGGTTGTCATTTTATTTGTCCAACTGCTTaatttgcaaaattaaaaagCGATAATCTTTCGCATTGTTCCTCCTAAAACTAAACAATGTTGCAGGGGTTACAGATAAGTTCATGTGAAATGGAGTTTACAAAAGCCCGCTTATTAAAATTACCACCACAGGTCGAGGAACCACTGGCGCAAACAACAGGGGAAAAAACACGACAGAGCTGCACGTCACTCGAATTTCGCTTTATTCTTTTCGCACAAAAAAAACCTTGAAATCAGAAGTCTTGTTGTGAGGAATAATGAAATGATTGAAAGTCTTAAAAGTTGCAAGCATGCCCTCGGGATCCCGCGAGGGCTCGACGAACATACGCCTTGTCCATAAATGTGAAACGTTAGCAGTTCTGCACTTCTAGCACTAGACTGGCGATTGATCAACTCGAATGGAGATAGGTCACTCAGTTTGCACGTCAATAGCACGTTACTTGCGTTCTTCAGTTTTTCTTCAGCTGCTAAAGATGAAGATTAAACTGCCACGATTTTCCTCTCCGAAAAACACTTCAtagcgtttcttttttttaagagcAAAAAGTTCAATAGTAATATAGTTTTCCGGAAATGAATCAATTGAGCTCGTTAATTCAATTAACACTACGAGAGGGTCGACATCTGTAAAACAAACAAGAGCTTATCTCTCCATTCAGAAAACAGACGAAGTTTTTCGCAACCAGCTTGATGCATTTCTCATACGAAAAACTATGACCTCTAACATTTCTGCTCCTGTAATTGAGAAGGATTTAAGAAGAACTTAAATAGACATTATTTAAGAAGAACTTAAACTTACGAGCAGACCAAAACCAAAATACCTTCGTCAAAAGGGAAACAGGTCGAGAACTTCATGTTATCGATCCTCCTTTCTGGAACTGATTTGTGCTCAATGGTCCTGAACAAACGATATCAGCTTACACGGATGTGATTTGAAGGTCTCTAAACAACGAAATTACATTTGTACTCTTGAAGATACCCGTCCTAGAGTCCTTTCCGTTGTTATGGTGAAAATagaataaagaaagaaattaacttTACCATGAAGAGTTGCTGAGCGCTGAAAATGTCTTACTCTTTGAGCTCGCAATTACAGAAAGATGGATCTTTCACTTTTTCCAACATAATCGCATTAAAATACCTTCATGTCTGTTGTACGATAAATGTATCGTTTATGACGTGTTTACGTTTAATTCAGCACATTGTATATCAATTAACATGAAGCCGCTTCGTGCTGATCGAAAAACTGTTCAAACGACCCTGAACTTCTTGAAGACTTTAATAACAGTTATAAGTTCATCTATCTTCCAAGAGCAGCAACATTAAATCGTTATAGAGTATAGTTAAAATAATGAgatatgtttaaaaaaaaaggaagacgaAGAAAGATTCACCGGATCAGATACAAGACGAGGCACAGATAAACACCGCTTTTTAACTCTCTTATCAGAATATTGCAAAACATCCGAGACATTAAGATATTTGGCTCGAAAGTTTGCGCGACACTATAGAAGCTCAGAGATCACACACTTTACGGCGACATCATAGCAAGACGCAAAATTAAACTACTCTGCCTCAACTACCAAGGGCAGGGCGAAGGGTGAAAATTTAGATTTGAAGTGATCCACAGCACGGCGAGAAAAATAGTTTATTGTAAGTCAGACTTCAATGTCATAGAGAGTCGACGAGTTGCTCGTTTCCAATCAATTACCTCAGCACCGGAAGGAAGAAAAACTGAGGATCAGTGGCATCACGGCTGTTCCCTAATTTAATGTAAGTTATTGTCCATTTGAGTTTAGCTGCATTTAATCCCCTACCGATTGAAAAACAGTTTACCGAGGAAGAGTAAACCACAAAGTGAGGAACGTTACTTCGAAAGTAAGCTAAAATATGGTGAGAAATTATCACTGCAGACGAGGTATTATACTATCACACGCAAACGCACAAAATTCAGGCTCAGCCAGGGGGCTACTGGGATACCAATATACCCGATTTTTTCCCCATAAGATACCAAAATATCTCGAAATTGTAAAACACTACCCTGCGAGAAGAGTCACTTAGactgaaaaataaacacttaATTCATGTCTATGAACTGAATATCTAAAATCCAGAAAAACAAGATACTTTATACCcgaattttgacaaaaaaaataccataTACCTGAATTAAAAGGGCTCCGGATACCGTATACCCAAAACCCCTGGCCGGGCCTGAAAATTGAAGACTGCGAGAAGTAAAGCAACTGAAGAGTACGGAAGAAAATAACATAAATCACATAGGAGAAAGAAAACGCATTTTAGGCTTAAGCTTCAACACAGGTGAGTACTTTGGTAAGGTCGTACATTGAAGTGAAAATTGGTGCTTGTAATGAAAATTCGATTCTAAAAGGAGTGGAATATATTCAGTTGTTCCTTAAAGTTTGGGCCAGCAGAAAGGATTGTGGTTTACACAACATTGCTGAGAGAACAAATACGTTTTAAAAAATCACGTAAAAATTCGATATTTTTGGGACTAAAATGTGTGGATGAGATTGTTATAGATTTGTAAGAAACTGTCAAGGAATGTCCTAAAATGTCATCTTTGTAATGTTTTCACGGTCTTGATTTGCTTGACGGTGGTGATTCGGCATCAaattgataccaaattttcgtgtctaGAAAAAGGGTTTTCTTGCACTATCAACCTGACATTTAAATGAAAGATGTTTATATCATTAGTTTTGTTTGTGAAGCAAATAAAAGCTCGACAGATGGTCAGAAATTTAGGCATAGTATAAAACCTggactggaccctggactggactctggaccctagactctggactctggactcccaattaaaataaaaaaataaaaggaaattaaaaaaaaattgaaaaaattatacttaaaaaaaaaaaaatttttttttgatttttttgtaatatataatgatttcaaaatgaaTAGATACTTCTGAGTATGGGGTGAAGTTTCCTTAGCTCACAGGTTTAGGATATTTGTATGTTTAATTTTATGCTTGAGAGTTGAACTGAAAATGTCTCGGTGTTCTTATGGTTCCCAtctaaatttttcattttaaaacataTCGTTTAGCTGACACGCTATGGACAATATTGCATTGGTATAGGTTTTGTTATGTTTATAATGTCTATAATAATGTAATGCTTTTAAGGTGTTGACAGGCCTAGCACGACTCCTGCTTTTTCCGCGTGTTAGTTTGTATTTGACCGAGGTGCATGTTAAGGAGCAGCTTCGTTTGTTTTATATGTTAAAACTACAAGCCTGTACTCCTGTGGTATCATGGCGTTATGCATGTGTCCTGACCTTTTAAAGTTTTGCTCTTACTAGGATATCCTTCAGGgacttaaaattttttttttgttattttaattgggagtccagagtccagagtccagagtccagggtccagagtccagtccagggtccagtccGGGTTTTATACTATGCCAGAAATTTATACTGATAAGATTCTTAACCAGCTTCGGTTCATATTGACTTTGAAAGTATTTTATCACATATCGAGATCATTACAGTGCGTCAAAACGATTTTAGCAGGAAAGGAGAAAGCCAAGCGTCGGACAAGTCCCACTTGATGTTAGTTTTCCACTTGACATAATGGAGCCCTTGAAAGCAAGCTCGACGAATACAAGGAATAAAAAGTCATAAATGTGCATAAGAATGAAAAGCAGTACATTTTGACGAGCGATTTCCATTTTTGTACACAGCCGTTCTGGCCCTTTTTCCTCTCCACGACtcgaaatgacttgttttgtaGCTTTTTGAGGACAAAGTAAGCGCTTAACGACAAAGTTTGTTTTACTTCGTTGTACAAAGCCGTTCATACAATTTCATTACAGGATACTTAGTGCAGGTTTGGCATGCCAAACTACTTGGAATAACAAGTGATTGAGGTCGGAAACGCGAAGATACGTCGTCTTTAATTGAGCTAGCTATTGGCTGTTAAAGGCAAAATTTAATACAAAGCTTTACCAGTGCAAATGAATATCTTTCGCTCCTTGCCTGACATTTAATCGTAGCCAGGGgtgaataaatttatttttggaagATTCGGCTTATGGTGACTCGGAGCACATTAAATCGTCAGTGTCCTGTCGTAACCAGAGCCTTACGTCTgcaagaaaacgagaagagctctggaatgaaaaaaaaaaaattgtgacgcATGCGCAAGTacaacaacagtgagctttGTAGAGGAGACAAAAAGCCAAAGAATTACAGAAGATTTAGACTCACGCGACGTTCGGCCTCGCCCGAGATAGgagttttgacatgtttttaactcattgttttgaaaaaaaccaaacaaacaaacaatccaaaaacaaaacaaaagaatttattaaTCCCGACACAACTCTCGACTCTCGTTTCAGCAGCATATCAAACAGTAAACGAGAATTTCAATTAGCCATGCACAAGGCTTCAGCTGTTGCTATGGAGAGGTATGGAACTATCGCAAACTGTTCTGCATTGCTGTTTTCAAAGAACAATTGTGTGAAAGATAAATTTGTCACGTAAAGTTTAGAAAAGACCTTCGTCGTTGAGCAAAACGAAACTTGCGCAAAGGAAAAACTCAAGATGAAAAATTGCACATTAATTTAGGCGGTTGTAGAGATGTGATTCTTCGACGTTGTTCCGTGGAAACATGTTCGTAACTAACCAATGATCAGCAGCTTTCTTCTGAGTTCAGATGATACAGCCAAGTTCAACAGGCAATTGTCCTGTTCGATTGCCTGTCGAAATCCATAATATCTATGCTCATGTCTATATGAAAAATGATGGTTGCATATGGTCAGTCTAGTACATTTATTTGGAAACGTGATTTTCCCATGAAGACCGAATTTGTTTTTGGCGCAAAAATaaccacgaaaaaaaaaaaacacgagtTACGGGGCCTGTTCGATTATCGAAGAATCGATGATTTTGTAACAAAGTCATGCAAACAACGTATCTAAGCAGTGAGAATGTTCGGTTATGAGGGTTCTCTCTACGATTTGAAATTAATCTTTGTTTATATTGAGCAGTCGTTTaattaacatttctttcacttaaTTCTATTTTGAGTGATATTCGTAAATGTTGTTTCTTGCAAATGAAACtctttaatttgattttttcacGACACAATCGAAATCCATAAACATCGTACACGAAAACTTGCATATAATCTTCAGTTATCCTGAAAAGAGGTTTCAAATTTCGCGACAATATGTTTAGCATTGAAAGGTTCGGAGTGAAGCTTAAAACTAAATCACGGCCGAATAGCCTATTTACGAAAAACTGTCTGCTGTTCAACAGACAATAAGCTTAAAGAAGACAGATTATTTGCTTGTATATGTAATTGGTTCTTTCTGAACACCAAATCGTCTACACAGATGTATAGGTTGTCCGAACACTGCATCCTTAATTGGAGCTATCACTTTTTCTTTATCTGTGAAGCATTCAATACGAAGATTTACATATCAGAGCTTTCCGAACTGGAGTTTAAGACAAACATTGTTATCTGCCTCTTAATATTCCCTTGACTCGTTTAAAACTGTGTATTTCAGGTAAATGGATTCATGAGAACTTGATGGACATCAAATCTCTGTTGCGAGGAAAAAATTACAGGGATGACAGCACTCTTATAATGAACTCAGCAATTTCCTCTAGAACGTCAAATTTCGATTTGTGAAAACAATTTCACGGGTCAAATCATCTGGTTGGATCCTACTGTAGCCAAACCACGAGAGCATAAACAGGAACGAACTGCATTTTTCGACGTTGAGCACTGATCTCGTCAACAACATGAATGCGAAAAACGAAACAATTCCAGAGGAAACAGGAAAAGGAAACTTCATCGAACCACCGCCCATGAGGTGGACTCTTCGACTGATTTTCATCGCGGTCTTCATCGTGGGCATCATCGGTAACTCCGTGGTATGCGCGGCTGTGATACGGCGAAAACGCATGCGAAGCAGTAACaacatttttacattcaatCTGGCCTTGTGCGATCTTCTGAACGTAGCGATTTATCTACCAACGCAAATGGCCGCCTTTGAGAATGACCAAAACTGGGCGGTAGGAAATTTCATGTGTCATGTTGTTTATATTCTTGTTCCTCTATGTCTTTGTGCGTCTATTGGGACACTGCTGGCTATCACCTGTGACAGATACCGGGCCATAGCGTACCCTCTCAAACCACGTTTAAGTGGAAAGAGAGTCAAGATTATCTTAGTGATTATTTGGCTCAGTTCGCTTGTCATCAGTTTTCCACTTATCATCGTTGCTGGAGAAGTCAAACCCGAACCAGGCAAGGTCTTCTGTGACGAAACATGGCCTAAGGAAATCTACCGCGAGATATattggaattttattttcgtGATACAATATTTTCTGCCCTTAACATTGATTGCTGTGTTAGCGGTTTTGATCGCCATAAAAATACGCCAAAACAATGCCATTCAATTGCTTCCCAAAAACTCCCAAGCTATTGCAGCGGCCCTCCGGCAAAGAACGAAACAGacaacgaaaataacaaatatgcTCATTGCCCTTGTCATTCTTTACGCGGTGTGCATGCTTCCCCAACACCTCGTGTTCATCTGGTTGACTTACGGCAATCTCGAAAGCTCTAAGTATCGAGTTTACGTGCTGCGCTTTTCAAACGTGTTTCCAATGGCGAACAGTGCGTTGAACCCAATTGTCTATGGTACACTCAATAAGGAATTCAAGAAAGTATTCAAGAGTTTTTTCAACTGCGAGTGGCATAAATCCGACACAGACACACCACGAACCATAGAAGGCTCGCAGCTTTCAAATCCTGTTAAAAGAACCGGTAAATTCAGACTAGCGCTGTACAAGCGTCAGAAACATTCAAGCTCCACATCAGATACGGACAGGCCACAAAGAGATAGCACACCCTCTCTGGATTTATTATCGACAAGGAAGTTTTCTAgcagaaaggaaaacaaaaaatgtaaaacgTCAAGAAGGAAAGACAATTTTCTCAAACTCAATGGAAATGTCAGTTTGAGTGCAACTTTGGAATCGACCAGAGACAAAGCGATTATGGAGGATGAGAGGCTTCGCGGCGCGAAAAACGAGTATTTTAAGTTGGGCACAAGATCGCTTTCGCATTGTCGACCAAGAGACGAAGAACAGAGGTTGCTAAATTGTAATGAACAACTTGGACATAAAGAAGACAAGCTTGGACAATTAGCTTTACCAAACGCAAAGAAAATCACACATAGAACTTATGCGCAGCGAGATACTaatatttatgataaaaaaccCGGCATGAAAACGCTGTATTCTAAAGAGGAATTAAGGACACAACAAATGACTTCTTACTCCCAACAGCAACCGTTTGTCGGCTGCTGGGAGGAGGAGAATGACATGGACAAAAACCTGCATGCATTTATAACCGCACTAAAAGAAACCGACATTTAAAACTCATAAGCGGAAAGAATAAGTTCAGATTAGAATGgccaaaattaaaatacaatttttcgTGCTGTGGTGGGAAGTAATAACAAGATAAGGTTTAAGTCAACAGAGGACATGAAATAAATATCGCTATTGACTAAGgaatcatttgaaaattgtaatTACAATAGAGTTTTTCTAATCAAGTGGGCAATAACAAATCTGACCTAGACATTACAACTGCTCACGTGAGAAGGTGTACTCTGTTGAAAAGTTAAGACAAGTTGTGAAAGGAAAAGACATCAAAATAACAATTAAGGCTCTTTGAGGAATGAAGACATAACATCTCAAAGTTATTTTCGATCCGTTCGAAAATATCAAACGAGGTTTTCCTCCCCTCGAAGGAACAAAAATATTTCTAGATGAGTCTGGATCATCGCGCGATAATTTGCAAGAAATTTCACGCTCGAACAAGGAACTTAACGCGAATTTAATTAGCTTATTGACAGCATAATTGTGTTGCGATCAACACCGTTCTTGCATGGCTGTAAAATATCACTTTTATAGACTTCCCAAAACACGtcaccataaaaaaaataaagctaAAACGATTCGTAAATGTTATATCTTTAGAGTTAAACTTAGAGCTAAAATTGTCCTTTGCAGTGAGCGAACATAAAAAAACTCTGGGAGAAAAgagatttatttatttgttaatatCCTGGGTTATTTTCATACCAGTAATTAGTTCTTTTTATCCTTTGTCTCGTAGAAATTGCCTTAGACCAACGAAGTGCTTGCTAATCGCTTTAAGATGACTTCTTCGACGCAACAATGGTTACCATACCGTAAAACACTTTGGCTTTATTCACTGCTTCTTACAAAactttttattcaatttttgcCGTATTTAGAAATTacacattaatt
This window of the Acropora muricata isolate sample 2 chromosome 14, ASM3666990v1, whole genome shotgun sequence genome carries:
- the LOC136898384 gene encoding galanin receptor 2a-like, giving the protein MNAKNETIPEETGKGNFIEPPPMRWTLRLIFIAVFIVGIIGNSVVCAAVIRRKRMRSSNNIFTFNLALCDLLNVAIYLPTQMAAFENDQNWAVGNFMCHVVYILVPLCLCASIGTLLAITCDRYRAIAYPLKPRLSGKRVKIILVIIWLSSLVISFPLIIVAGEVKPEPGKVFCDETWPKEIYREIYWNFIFVIQYFLPLTLIAVLAVLIAIKIRQNNAIQLLPKNSQAIAAALRQRTKQTTKITNMLIALVILYAVCMLPQHLVFIWLTYGNLESSKYRVYVLRFSNVFPMANSALNPIVYGTLNKEFKKVFKSFFNCEWHKSDTDTPRTIEGSQLSNPVKRTGKFRLALYKRQKHSSSTSDTDRPQRDSTPSLDLLSTRKFSSRKENKKCKTSRRKDNFLKLNGNVSLSATLESTRDKAIMEDERLRGAKNEYFKLGTRSLSHCRPRDEEQRLLNCNEQLGHKEDKLGQLALPNAKKITHRTYAQRDTNIYDKKPGMKTLYSKEELRTQQMTSYSQQQPFVGCWEEENDMDKNLHAFITALKETDI